The Changchengzhania lutea genomic sequence GTGAATTCTTTGCGTTTCAACATTATAATGTCACACCAGATATTATTTCAATAGCGAAAGGTATGGGTAATGGTTTCCCAATAGGAGGGATTTTAATTCATCCAAGTATTGAATCGAAATACGGTATGCTAGGGACTACCTTTGGTGGCAATCATTTAGCCTGTGCAGCAGGTTTAGCGGTTTTAAACACGATTGAAGATGAAAAATTGATGGACAATGTCAATGTCATTTCTGAATATTTTATTTCCATAGCGAAAACGATTCCGCAGATAAGAAAGCTAAAAGGAAGAGGCTTAATGCTCGGTTTAGAATTCGATTTTGAAGTTGGTGAACTGAGAAAAAAACTCATTTACAAGTATCATATTTTTACTGGTGGTGCATCAAATAAAAAGTTGTTGCGAATTTTACCACCGCTTACCATTAAAAAAGAACATATCGATCAATTTTTTGAAGCTTTAAAAAAAGCATTAGTTAATATAGAAAACCCAAAGTTGGAAGGTCAAGGTTGAAAGACAAAAGATCGATGATGGAAGACGAAGACCTAATACTAAAAACTGAGACTGACCACTGAAAACTGAACACTAAAAAGATGAATACCTTATTATCCATAGAAAAAAGAAATGCTGTTTTACTTAAAATGGCAGAGCTTTTAAAAGAAGAAAGACAAGCCATTATTGAAATAAATAAAGCAGATTTAGAGGCTTATGATGGCGATGATATTTCAATGTACGACCGTTTAAAAGTTGATTATGCTAAAGTAGATGAAATGATTAAATCGGTAACACATTTGGCATCCCAGGACGATCCGGTTGGTGTTGAGCGTTTTAGTTTTAAACACGACAATGGGATGCAGGTCTATAATAAAACGGCGTCATTCGGCACGGTTTTAATTATTTATGAATCTAGACCAGATGTCACGGTTGAAGCAGCAGGAATTGCCTTTAAATCGGGGAATAAAATAGTATTGAAAGGAGGAAAAGAATCTTTAAAATCGAATTTAAAAATTGTCGAATTGTGGCATCAAGCTTTAAAGGAAAATAGTGCATCAACAGATTGGGTGGAGTATTTGCAATTTAATAGAACTGAAACACAAGCCTTTTTAGAAAACCCCACTCAGAAAGTCGATTTAATTGTCCCACGTGGGGGCGAACGTTTAATTGCTTTTGTAAAACAACATGCAACATGTCCGGTAATTATTAGCGGGCGTGGTAACAACTTTGTGTATGTGCACAAAGAAGCTGATTTAAATATAGCTATGGATGTGATTATTAATGGGAAATCAAAAATCTCAGCATGTAATGCTGTTGATAAGGTTCTAATTGATGAAAATCTTCCGAATAAAAATGAATTTCTCAAAATGCTTATTTCAAAATTAGAAGGCTTTAA encodes the following:
- a CDS encoding glutamate-5-semialdehyde dehydrogenase gives rise to the protein MNTLLSIEKRNAVLLKMAELLKEERQAIIEINKADLEAYDGDDISMYDRLKVDYAKVDEMIKSVTHLASQDDPVGVERFSFKHDNGMQVYNKTASFGTVLIIYESRPDVTVEAAGIAFKSGNKIVLKGGKESLKSNLKIVELWHQALKENSASTDWVEYLQFNRTETQAFLENPTQKVDLIVPRGGERLIAFVKQHATCPVIISGRGNNFVYVHKEADLNIAMDVIINGKSKISACNAVDKVLIDENLPNKNEFLKMLISKLEGFKIEVLGDAVVSNNHNLEGIQSNDIWCEEFLDYKILIGEIASNQDAITMINTYSGGHSSSIITKNEAEAKLFMENVDTAAVYHNASTRFTDGGQLGLGGELAISTDKLHQRGPIGLQHLVTNKWYVHGNGQIR